In one window of Chryseobacterium sp. JV274 DNA:
- a CDS encoding macro domain-containing protein, whose amino-acid sequence MKTIQYLKGDATAPQAKGIKIITHICNDIGGWGKGFVTAISKRWKQPEQEYRDWFKNKEKFNLGEIQIVQAEGDIWVCNMIAQHKIITHSEVQPIRYDAVEECLLKLADEALQYNASVHMPRIGCGLAGGKWEEIEPIIKRTLLAKNVEVYVCDF is encoded by the coding sequence ATGAAAACGATACAATATTTAAAAGGAGATGCTACAGCACCACAGGCAAAAGGAATAAAAATTATCACTCATATCTGTAATGATATCGGAGGCTGGGGAAAAGGTTTTGTAACTGCTATTTCCAAAAGATGGAAGCAACCTGAGCAAGAATACCGTGATTGGTTTAAAAACAAAGAAAAATTTAACTTAGGGGAAATCCAGATTGTTCAGGCAGAAGGAGATATCTGGGTCTGCAATATGATTGCTCAGCATAAAATCATTACTCATTCAGAAGTTCAACCTATCAGATACGATGCAGTGGAAGAATGTTTGTTGAAACTCGCTGATGAAGCTTTGCAGTACAATGCAAGTGTTCATATGCCACGGATAGGATGTGGCTTGGCGGGAGGAAAATGGGAAGAAATAGAACCTATTATTAAAAGAACACTGCTTGCAAAGAATGTAGAGGTGTATGTGTGTGATTTTTAA
- a CDS encoding adenylosuccinate synthetase, translating to MKKAQIVIGLGFGDEGKGITADFLASQNPEAVVIRFSGGQQAAHTVMIDDRKHVHSSFASGSLRGLPSYFTEHCTIHPVFLLNEREELKIKNGNIELHIHPLAKVTTPFDVWQNRTNARNLEHGTCGKGVGATMKRYESPYKLFAIDLIAPREMLLEKLKGIAYYYGFADEKEVNELLHPFLKAIDRIDWKINDYTWLASFRHLIFEGSQGILLDMDHGVFPNVTYAHTTSKNAYEICKLLKIEDIEMYYVTRSYSTRHGNGWMSNEKEMDLKNNEEETCTFNEYQKELRTGEIDYNLLNYALKLDAAYVFPVKKNLVITCLDQIDEKFKVENIDVEFDAIYGSYSPYSKDFKQIL from the coding sequence ATGAAAAAGGCACAGATCGTTATAGGACTAGGTTTTGGTGATGAAGGAAAAGGGATCACTGCAGATTTTCTGGCTTCTCAGAATCCGGAGGCTGTTGTAATCCGGTTTTCAGGAGGGCAACAGGCTGCTCATACCGTGATGATTGATGATAGAAAACATGTGCATTCAAGCTTTGCAAGCGGATCTCTTCGCGGTTTACCTTCTTATTTTACGGAACATTGCACTATTCATCCGGTTTTTCTACTCAATGAAAGAGAAGAATTAAAAATAAAGAACGGAAATATTGAGCTGCATATTCATCCATTGGCAAAGGTAACCACTCCTTTTGATGTATGGCAGAACAGAACCAATGCAAGAAATCTGGAACACGGAACCTGTGGAAAAGGAGTAGGAGCAACCATGAAAAGATACGAAAGTCCTTATAAACTGTTTGCCATAGACCTGATTGCGCCCAGAGAAATGTTATTGGAAAAACTGAAAGGGATCGCCTATTATTATGGTTTTGCAGATGAAAAAGAAGTTAATGAACTTTTACATCCTTTTTTGAAAGCTATTGACAGGATTGATTGGAAAATAAATGATTATACCTGGCTGGCTTCGTTCAGACACCTTATTTTTGAAGGCAGCCAGGGTATTTTACTCGATATGGATCATGGCGTTTTCCCCAATGTGACCTATGCTCATACCACTTCAAAAAATGCATACGAAATCTGTAAGCTTTTAAAAATTGAAGACATTGAAATGTATTATGTCACCAGAAGCTATTCAACCCGTCACGGAAACGGCTGGATGAGCAATGAAAAAGAAATGGATCTGAAAAATAATGAAGAAGAAACCTGTACATTTAATGAATATCAGAAGGAGTTAAGAACAGGAGAAATAGATTATAACCTGTTGAATTATGCCTTGAAACTGGATGCAGCGTATGTATTTCCGGTTAAAAAGAATCTTGTTATTACATGCCTGGATCAGATTGATGAGAAATTTAAGGTAGAAAATATCGATGTAGAATTTGATGCGATCTACGGATCATATTCTCCGTATTCAAAAGATTTTAAGCAGATTTTATAA